Proteins found in one Oryza glaberrima chromosome 4, OglaRS2, whole genome shotgun sequence genomic segment:
- the LOC127770473 gene encoding putative ABC transporter C family member 15 isoform X2: MVYKETANQSGIQFTCGTQEPFPDASKEENVKNRRKSSYGEATISQHFTFSWMNGLLAKGANKPLNEDDIPDVGKEESAQHISRIFSNIIVKGNFPLTVSSICKAAFLLIWKKAALNATFGVLSVVASFVGAYLIKDFVGYLSGDNGFERGYSLVLVFVGAKAIETLAYRQWFFGSLQVYLRLRTSLMSQVYQKVLYLSSQSRQKHTSGEIINYVSVDIERIVNVAWYVNMVFMMPIQITLATYILWKNLGLGSLAGIATTAIIMLCNIPFTRIQKRLHARIMKAKDDRMDMTSEVIRSMKILKLQAWDIQYLRKLEYLRKGEHLWLWEFLRLKALLAFMFWGAPAVISIMTFASCILMGIPLTAGRVLSTLATVNILKEPIFSLPELLTAFAQGKVSADRIVSYLQEEEIRSDAIEEVAIDENEFSAEIDQGAFSWKTDAKIPTLQDIHVKIHKGMKVAVCGAVGSGKSSLLSCVLGEMPKVQGTVKVFGTKAYVPQSSWILSGTIRENILFGSPFETDRYERTIEACALVKDIGVFSDGDMTDIGERGTTMSGGQKQRIQIARAVYKDADVYLLDDPFSAVDPQTGRHLYKKCLMGVLRDKTVLYVTHQVEFLVDADLIMVMQNGRIAQAGKFQELQQNMAFGVIFGAHFCAVKQVCNAKGTSIYLSKHHAESEKVPSINESDAEKEISSKWQNTNMINCRQEVFRDNTEEGKLLQGEERENGYISKQVYWSYLTAARGGLFIPMIIAAQCFFQIFEVGSNYWMASACHPRTGSKSKMESTQFMVYVFISVGSALCILIRAVLVAVTGLLTSEKLLKSMMHCIFHAPMSFFDSTPTGRILNRASIDQSVLDLETASTLSESTFSVMQFLGTILIISYVSWPVLIIFIPSILICIRYQRYYSLTATELARLSGIQKAPILHHFGETFYGAAIIRAFRQEDRFYRSNLSLLDNHSRPWFHLMAAVEWLSFRMNLLCNFVFGFSLVLLVRLPQGFVNPSIGGLVVMYAWNLNTQLSEATRNISRAEANMISVERILQYTKLPSEAPTITEGSKPPMAWPEFGMISISNLEVRYAEHLPSVLKNITCVIPAEKTVGIVGRTGSGKSTLVQVLFRIVEPREGTIKIDSIDICKIGLHDLRSRICILPQDPVMFDGTIRGNLDPMNEYPDSRIWEVVDKCQLGNVVRSTEKKLDEIVIENGDNWSMGQRQLFCLGRILLRKSKILVLDEATASVDSATDRIIQEIIRQEFKDCTVLAIAHRMNTVIDSDLILVLGEGSILEYDAPTKLLQREDSTFSKLTKEYSQQSQHFKSSTAMHRMGSY; encoded by the exons GGATCCAATTCACCTGCGGCACACAAGAACCATTTCCAGATGCttcaaaagaagaaaatgtGAAAAACAGGAGGAAATCTTCTTATGGAGAGGCAACTATTTCACAACATTTCACTTTCTCTTGGATGAATGGTCTTCTTGCTAAAGGTGCCAATAAGCCTTTGAATGAGGATGACATACCAGATGTTGGTAAGGAGGAAAGTGCCCAACACATCTCCAGAATATTCAGTAATATCATTGTGAAAGGGAATTTTCCTCTGACAGTTTCATCGATTTGTAAAGCAGCCTTCCTTCTCATTTGGAAGAAGGCGGCACTCAATGCAACCTTTGGAGTCCTAAGTGTAGTTGCCTCCTTTGTGGGGGCATACTTAATCAAGGACTTCGTGGGCTATCTAAGTGGAGATAATGGATTTGAAAGAGGCTACTCTCTTGTTCTTGTATTTGTAGGTGCGAAGGCTATAGAAACTCTTGCTTACAGACAATGGTTCTTTGGAAGTCTACAGGTTTATTTGCGCCTAAGAACATCTCTGATGTCTCAGGTATACCAAAAGGTCCTTTATTTATCAAGCCAGTCAAGGCAGAAACATACCTCAGGGGAGATAATTAACTATGTGAGTGTTGACATCGAGAGGATTGTTAATGTTGCATGGTATGTGAACATGGTCTTCATGATGCCTATACAGATTACACTAGCAACTTATATTCTTTGGAAAAATCTTGGTCTGGGTTCTTTAGCTGGAATAGCAACAACAGCCATAATAATGCTTTGCAATATTCCTTTTACAAGAATCCAGAAAAGATTGCACGCAAGAATTATGAAAGCAAAAGATGACAGAATGGACATGACATCTGAAGTTATAAGAAGCATGAAGATCTTAAAACTTCAAGCTTGGGATATCCAATACCTTAGGAAATTGGAATATTTGAGGAAAGGAGAACATTTGTGGTTGTGGGAATTTCTAAGACTAAAAGCACTACTAGCATTTATGTTCTGGGGAGCACCTGCTGTCATATCAATCATGACATTTGCTTCATGCATTCTGATGGGAATCCCTCTAACAGCTGGAAGAGTGTTGTCCACACTAGCAACTGTGAATATACTGAAGGAGCCTATCTTTAGTCTACCAGAATTGCTTACTGCCTTTGCACAGGGGAAGGTCTCAGCTGACAGAATAGTGTCATatctccaagaagaagaaataagaTCTGATGCAATTGAGGAAGTAGCAATAGACGAAAATGAATTTTCTGCAGAGATTGATCAGGGAGCATTCAGTTGGAAAACTGATGCAAAAATCCCAACACTTCAAGATATACATGTAAAGATACACAAAGGGATGAAAGTGGCAGTATGTGGAGCTGTTGGGAGTGGAAAATCTAGCCTGTTGTCATGTGTACTTGGAGAGATGCCAAAAGTGCAAGGAACGGTTAAGGTCTTTGGAACCAAAGCATATGTTCCACAGTCGTCATGGATACTTTCTGGGACTATTAGAGAAAACATTCTCTTTGGGAGCCCATTTGAAACTGATAGGTATGAGCGGACAATTGAAGCATGTGCCTTGGTTAAAGACATCGGAGTTTTCTCGGATGGTGATATGACAGATATAGGAGAACGGGGAACGACTATGAGTGGGGGACAAAAGCAACGGATTCAAATAGCAAGAGCAGTTTACAAGGATGCTGATGTCTACCTGCTTGATGATCCTTTCAGTGCTGTAGACCCTCAAACTGGGAGGCATCTATACAAG AAATGCCTGATGGGGGTCCTAAGGGATAAAACTGTGTTATACGTCACGCACCAAGTTGAATTTCTAGTTGATGCAGACCTTATTATG GTGATGCAAAATGGAAGGATAGCACAAGCAGGGAAATTTCAAGAACTCCAACAGAACATGGCTTTTGGAGTTATCTTTGGGGCTCACTTTTGTGCCGTCAAACAAGTTTGTAACGCAAAAGGCACAAGCATATATTTGTCAAAGCATCATGCAGAATCAGAAAAGGTACCAAGCATCAATGAGTCCGATGCAGAAAAGGAAATCAGCAGCAAATGGCAAAACACAAATATGATAAATTGCAGACAAGAAGTATTTAGAGATAACACTGAAGAAGGGAAATTGCTGCAGGGTGAAGAAAGAGAGAATGGATACATTAGCAAGCAAGTGTATTGGTCATACCTCACAGCTGCTCGAGGTGGTCTTTTCATTCCTATGATAATTGCAGCACAATGTTTCTTTCAGATATTTGAAGTGGGAAGCAACTATTGGATGGCATCAGCTTGCCATCCACGAACTGGAAGCAAATCAAAAATGGAATCCACCCAGTTCATGGTATATGTATTTATATCAGTTGGCAGCGCCTTGTGTATCTTGATTCGAGCAGTTCTTGTAGCTGTAACCGGCCTCCTCACATCAGAAAAATTGCTCAAGAGCATGATGCATTGCATCTTTCATGCTCCTATGTCTTTCTTTGACTCGACACCTACAGGGCGAATCTTAAACAGG GCTTCTATTGATCAAAGTGTGCTAGATTTGGAGACAGCGTCAACATTAAGTGAGAGCACATTTTCAGTGATGCAGTTTCTAGGAACAATACTAATCATATCATATGTTTCCTGGCCAGTTCtcattatttttattccatCAATATTGATTTGCATCAGGTATCAG AGATATTACAGTCTAACAGCAACAGAATTAGCTCGCCTATCAGGAATTCAAAAGGCTCCAATTCTTCATCATTTTGGGGAAACTTTCTATGGAGCTGCAATAATTCGAGCATTTCGCCAAGAAGACCGGTTCTACAGATCAAATCTGAGTCTACTTGACAATCATTCAAGACCATGGTTTCACTTGATGGCTGCAGTAGAATGGCTCTCTTTCAGAATGAATTTGTTATGCAACTTTGTCTTTGGGTTCTCGTTGGTTTTGCTTGTGCGTCTTCCACAAGGTTTTGTTAATCCAA GCATTGGTGGGCTGGTAGTGATGTATGCATGGAATTTGAATACACAATTATCAGAAGCCACCCGGAATATAAGTCGTGCAGAAGCAAACATGATATCAGTTGAAAGAATATTACAGTACACAAAGCTTCCAAGTGAAGCCCCAACCATAACCGAGGGTAGCAAGCCACCAATGGCATGGCCAGAGTTTGgcatgataagcataagcaactTAGAG GTCAGATATGCAGAACATCTCCCTTCAGTATTAAAAAACATAACTTGTGTGATTCCAGCTGAGAAAACAGTAGGTATTGTTGGACGCACAGGTAGTGGGAAGTCAACCTTAGTACAAGTACTTTTTCGGATTGTTGAGCCAAGAGAAGGGACCATCAAGATTGACAGCATCGACATCTGCAAAATTGGACTTCATGATCTGAGATCGAGAATATGTATTCTCCCACAGGATCCGGTGATGTTCGATGGTACAATCAGAGGAAATCTTGATCCCATGAACGAGTACCCAGATAGTAGGATATGGGAG GTAGTAGACAAGTGTCAGCTTGGCAATGTGGTGCGCTCGACTGAGAAAAAGCTGGATGAAATAG TAATTGAAAATGGGGACAACTGGAGCATGGGACAGCGACAACTATTTTGTTTAGGCAGAATTCTCCTGAGGAAGAGCAAGATACTAGTCCTTGATGAGGCAACTGCTTCAGTTGACTCTGCTACAGACCGGATTATTCAAGAGATAATTCGTCAAGAATTCAAAGATTGCACAGTGCTTGCAATTGCCCATAGGATGAACACTGTTATTGATAGTGACCTTATTCTTGTTCTTGGTGAAG GTAGTATTTTAGAATACGACGCCCCCACCAAACTGCTCCAGAGAGAGGACTCTACATTCTCTAAGCTAACCAAAGAGTACTCACAACAATCGCAGCACTTCAAGTCTTCAACGGCAATGCACAGGATGGGTAGCTACTAA